A genomic stretch from Xiphophorus maculatus strain JP 163 A chromosome 14, X_maculatus-5.0-male, whole genome shotgun sequence includes:
- the LOC111611125 gene encoding uncharacterized protein LOC111611125 has translation MQGFRMVPTLLSALFLTLFGPFIDCGSVQAKVLQASLRADSRETPAGGSVTLTCSVDASADWRYYWFKKQTSEYSKSFMIQSGTAEQNITVSEEGIYYCRGGRGDPVVFTEDSNTVTIDIINTPSKAARITLNPSWIKIFTGERMSLTCVISDGDGTQWEYEWKTTSSEKPVKSTEDWVFYTSVSSDGDYWCRGKQKMDLRPTTWSYPIRLTVLSSKPKATLNVALFRWDGVWTLTCSVNTSPSTWKYFWYLGEIPSEIMPGEDATVSNRQIVVSQRGLYWCRGGRGEPVYYTEFSEPLKVGTNPTTEESESAAGPTPPTRVTRPPCEKEGSGSPETSPLMTGMVCGNLLLCGSLVLLLIILLRKIKELSSHLESNRASGEKQRTDPDPDSPYSHLTHGDIAIYESIRPSRNLDTGPEERGEAQTSAVL, from the exons ATGCAAGGTTTTAGGATGGTACCGACTTTGTTATCCGCACTCTTCCTAACTT tGTTTGGTCCATTCATCGACTGTGGATCTGTCCAAG CAAAGGTCCTTCAGGCCTCACTCAGAGCGGACAGCAGGGAGACACCAGCGGGTGGCAGTGTGACCCTGACCTGCTCTGTGGACGCGTCTGCAGACTGGAGATACTACTggttcaaaaaacaaacatcagaatATTCTAAATCTTTCATGATACAAAGTGGAACAGCAGAACAGAATATTACTGTTTCAGAAGAAGGCATCTACTactgcagaggaggaagaggagatcCAGTTGTTTTCACAGAGGACAGCAACACAGTTACGATCGACATAATAA ACACACCTTCCAAGGCAGCAAGGATAACACTAAATCCCAGCTGGATCAAAATATTTACCGGAGAGAGGATGAGTCTGACGTGTGTCATCTCGGATGGTGACGGCACTCAGTGGGAATACGAATGGAAAACGACGAGCTCGGAAAAACCAGTGAAAAGCACTGAAGACTGGGTCTTCTATACCTCCGTTTCCAGTGATGGTGACTACTGGTGCAGAGGGAAACAGAAGATGGACTTGCGTCCCACAACGTGGAGCTATCCCATCAGATTGACTGTGCTTT CAAGCAAACCAAAAGCAACACTAAATGTTGCCTTGTTTCGTTGGGATGGAGTTTGGACTCTGACCTGCTCTGTGAATACATCACCCTCTACCTGGAAATACTTCTGGTATTTGGGTGAAATACCCTCTGAAATCATGCCGGGAGAGGATGCTACTGTGAGCAACAGACAAATCGTTGTCTCCCAGAGAGGACTCTACTGgtgcagaggaggaagaggagagccAGTTTACTACACAGAGTTCAGTGAGCCACTGAAAGTCGGCACAAACC CAACAACAGAGGAGTCAGAGTCAGCAGCAGGCCCAACTCCTCCTACCAGGGTAACTCGTCCACCATGTGAAAAAG AGGGAAGCGGCTCACCTGAAACTTCTCCACTTATGACGGGGATGGTTTGTGGAAATCTCCTACTCTGTGGAAGTCTGGTTTTGCTGTTAATAATTTTGCTCAGAAAAATCAAAG AGCTTTCCTCACATTTGGAATCCAATCGAGCCTctggtgaaaaacaaagaaccGACCCGGATCCAGACAGTCCTTACAGTCATCTTACCCATG GCGACATAGCTATCTATGAATCCATCCGCCCAAGCAGAAATCTTGACACTG GTCCAGAAGAAAGAGGAGAGGCGCAAACATCTGCTGTCCTTTAA